The nucleotide window ACGGCCCCGGACCGCCAGTGGCGCAGCACGAGCCGTGCGGCGAGTTCGGCGGCCGAGCTGATCTGCAGGAGTGCCACCCACAGCAGCGGCGGAACGACCAGTCGCGTCACGGCAGTCACGGGCTCAGGCGGCTGATCGGAAGTCGCGACGGCGCTGGCGTAGACCACGACCCACGCCACCGTGACGACCCAGGTCGTGACGGTGGCTAGCCTGCGTCGGGTCCGGCTCATGCGCCCTGCCACCCCTCTGTCAGACCAGTGCGTCGGGTAGCCGTCGCGGCCCCAGCCGTAGTGGTGGCGAGTTCGGTGGCCAGCGCTCGCCCCGAACCGGTCAGCCGGTACAGGTGGCGGGGTGGCCGACCGGGCGGAACGTCGGTGTCCCAGGCGGTCTCGAGCAGGCCCCGATCGGCCAACCGCACCAGGATCGGGTACAGCGAGCCGGGCTTGATGTCCAGCTGCTGACATAGCTGGTAGCCGTAGCGCCAGGCGGTCGGCTTCTCGGCCAGTGCCAGGAGCACCGCCGTGGTCTGGACGGACGGACGCCGGGACCGGGTCATCGCCTAACTCTATATATTTAGAGTTAGGCAGTCAACGGTAGACCTGCTCCACAATGAGGCGCTGCGACAGCGGCTCCCACGCCTGCACACACCAGCCGGAACCCGAGGATCCGACGCCGCCGGAACGCCCTGGCCGCGGAGCCATCCACGGTGACAGGGCCGAGGCTCGCCCAGCCCGGCCACGGTCGCCGCGGGTCTGCGGAAAGGGGAACCCGAGGCGGCCCGCCCGACCCAACGACGCGCCGAGTTCCTACCCCCGTGCGGCGCAGGTTGGACGCAGAGACGTGGCGCAGCACGAGCACATCAACCTCGTATCAGCTCCTTGGTTGGTGATGCCGATGTTCACACCCCTGGCTACGGCCGTTGCGGCACCTGACGCTCTGTTCACGCCCTGGCTGAACTCATCGCCGGACGACCGCCGCCGTGGTCGGCGTCTGTGCAACGTGACCGTGAGGTGCGGTTTGCGTTCTACGGGCGGATCTCCACCGACGGCTACCAGGATCCGGCGTCGTCACGGCAGTGGCAGTTCGACCTCGAAGCCCGCCCGATCGAGGGCCAGGGCCGCATCGCTGTCGAGTTCTTCGACACCGGATACTCCCGCAACCTGTCCTGGCACGAGCGGCCCGGAGCTGCGGAGTTGCTCGCCGAAGCGGCACAGTCGGATCGCCGCTTCGACGCCGTGGTGATCGGCGAATACGAGCGGGCGTTCACCGGTCGACAAGCCCTGCAGATCATCCCGTACCTGCGCGCGTGCACGGCGTGGCGGTGTGGCTGCCGGAATTCGATGGGCCTGTCGACCTAGACGACCCGGCCCACCGCGCGTTGCTCATGTTGCTCGGGCACCAGTCCGCACGCGAAGTGCTGCGGGCGCGACGGCGGACCACCAACGCGATGCGTGCTCAGGCCCGGGAACAGGGCCGCCACCTCGGTGGCCGGCCTCCCTACGGTTATCGCCTATGAACGCCGGCCCGCACCCAAACCGGATCCGCGCCCGGTGGGGGCGGCGCCTGCACCGCCTGGACCCCGACCCGGTCACGGCCCCACACGTGCGGTGGATCTTCGCCCGCAGGCTCGCCGGAGCCAGCACCGCGGGCATCGCCCGGGGCCCTCAACGAACGCAACATCCCGTCCCCCGGCAGCCCACGATCCCGAGCGCAACAGGCATCGCGCCGGCACGGCCTGGACAGTGCGCACGGTCTCGGAGATCCTCGCCAACCCGCGCTACACCGGCTGACAGGTGTGGAACCGGCAGCGCACCGACCACCACGAGACGATCCCCGGCGACAAGCGCACCAGCCAAGGACCTACTCGCGCCTGGAACCCGCGCAGCGAATGGGTGATCTCCCAGCAGCCGGCGCATCCCGCCCTGGTCAGCGAGGCCGACTTCCTGGCCGCACAGCAGGTCACCGCGATCCCTGCCCCCACCGGTGAGGCCGTCCGCACCTACCGGCTGACCGGGCTGATGATCTGCGCGGTCAGTGGTCGGCGTCTGGAAAGCTCACTGGGTTCACGGCCGGGCCGGCTACCGCTGCCGGTACGGCCGTACCAGCGCCCGACTACACGACCACCACGGGCGGAACGTGTACTGGTCCGAACGGCGAATCATCGACGCCATGCTCTACCGCTTGAGCTACTCCGGCGAGCTGCCAATCCTGGCCGGCACGGACGACCTGATCGCCCATCTCCGAGCCCGGGGCGCGGTCATCGCCTGCGGCCTGGACACACTCAGCCTGGAACCGATCGACCTGGAGAAACAGGTAACCCCCACCACAGCCGTCCCTCGATGGGATGACTCTGGTGGGGGTTAACGTGTCCGAGGGGGGACTTGAACCCCCACGCCCGATAAAGGGCACTAGCACCTCAAGCTAGCGCGTCTGCCATTCCGCCACCCGGACTTGCCTTGCTCAGCCTAACCGAGCCGACCTGCGGTTTACACCGACAATCGGCTGCCCGGCGGGCCGCACAGGAGAGAACTCTACACGGCCCGCCACCGGACCCGAACCCGGGCCACCCCGTCGCGCCGGGGGGAGGAATCGGTCCATCGGATCGGTGGGCGACTCCGGCCGGATGTAGCGGCCGGCGGGTACGCGATGTCGCGTGGCAGGCGTAGTCGCGGGAGATCTTGCGGCGAGCCCGGCGCCGGCGGTTGCGGCGCGTCCGGTCGGCGCAGCGCGCCGGCGGGTGGGGGCTCCGGCCGAACCGGCGGAGTCGCTGGGGGTGGGCCTGAGACCAGCGGTTCGCACGCCGTACCGGCGGCACCCGCGACGCGGGGACGTTCTGGGCCGGGTGGAGCTTTTGTCGAAGGGAAGGTCGCCCGTCGCTCTTGGTCTCACCTTGACGTCCCGATTCCCCCGTAACGCTCCGCGTAACCGGGCGAGGGCGACCTTATCCCTGCAACGAGATCAATGGTCGTCGACGGACCTTGTGCGAAGCATGGGACAATGATGTTGTTCCTTGTTGTTATCTTGAATCCCCTGGTGGGACCCATCTGGGCGAAGGGTGTGCTGAGGTCAGTTGGCGGCGGAGTTCGGGGTTCTCGGCGCGGTGGAGGCCCGGATCGACGGCCGGTCGATCGTTCTCGGACATGCTCGGCAGCGGTGCGTTCTCGGTGTTCTCCTGGTCGAGGCCGGTCGGCCGGTCACGGTCGACCAGCTGATCGACCGGGTGTGGGGGCAGGACGCCCCGCAGCGGGCCGCCGGTGCGCTCTACAGCTACCTGTCCCGGTTGCGGGGGGCCGTCGCCGGCGCCGAGGCGGCGATCGAGCGTCAGCCCAGCGGGTACGTCCTGACCGTCGACCCGCAGACGGTGGATCTCCATCGCTTCCGTCGGCTGATCACGGCGGCGCGGGCGTCGGAGTCGGACCAAGCGGCCACGGATCTGATAACTGAGGCGCTGGCCTTGTGGCGTGGCGAGCCGTTCGCCGGCCTGGACACTCCGTGGCTGGACTCGACGCGGCGGCTGTTGCTCAACGAGCGGTTCGCCGCCGAGCTGGACCGTAACGACGTGTTGCTCCGGCTGGGACGGCATGGCGAGCTGTTGCCCGCCCTGTCCGCCGCGGCCGCCGAGTATCCGCTGGATGAGCGGCTGGCCGAGCAGTCGATGCTCGCCCTCTACCGGTGCGGTCGGCAGGCCGACGCCGACGAGCAGTACCGGCGGATCCGCCGGGGGCTCGCCGACGAACTCGGCAGCGATCCTGGCACCGCGCTGCGCCGGCTGCACGAGCGGATCCTCGCCGCCGACCCCACCCTGGACGTCCCGGTGGGTGACGCCCGTGGCCCGGGTGTCCAGCTTGCCGCTCCCACGACGGTGCCGGCGCAACTGCCGGCGGACGTGCGCGCCTTCACCGGGCGTACCGGGGAGCTCGCCGCGCTCGACCGGTTGCTCGCGCCGCCCGACGGCGACGAGCCGCCGCTGACCGTCGCTCTTCTCTCCGGTACGGCCGGAGTGGGCAAGTCCGCCCTGGCCGTCCGGTGGGCGCACCGCGTCCGGGAGGCTTTTCCCGACGGGCAGCTGTACGTGAACCTGCGCGGCTACGACGCCGAGCAGCCGGTGGCGGTCGCCGACGTGCTTGCCTCGTTCCTGACCGCGCTCGGCGTGCGGGGGCCGGAGATTCCGCCGGGGGTCGAGGAGCGTGCCGGCCGCTACCGGTCGGAGCTGACCGGGCGGCGGATGCTCGTGCTGCTCGACAACGCCTCCTCGGTGGAGCAGGTACGGCCGCTGCTGCCGGGCACCGGTTCCTGCCTGGTGCTGATCACCAGCCGGGACTCGTTGCCGGGGATGGTGGCGGTACACGGCGCCGAGCGGGTCAGTCTGGATCTGCTTCCGCCGGCGGACGCGGTGGGGCTGCTGCGGCGGCTGATCGGCGTGCGGGTGGACCACGAGCCGTCGGTCGCGGCGGACCTGGCCGCGGCGTGTGCCCGGCTGCCGCTGGCGCTGCGGATCGCCGCCGAGCTGGCGGCGGCGCGTGCCGATGTCTCGCTGGCCGAGCTCGTCGCCGAGCTGGGCGATCACCGGCTGCGGCTGGACCTGCTCGACGCGGGTGGCGATCCGCGTGCGGCGGTCCGGGTCGTCTTCTCCTGGTCGTACCAACATCTGCCGGCCGACGCGGCGCGGGCGTTCCGGCTGCTCGGGCTGCATCCGGGCGACAGCGTGCACGTCGAGGCCGTTGCGGAGCTGACCGGCACGGACGTCGGCGAGGCCCGGCGGCTGCTCGGCGTGCTGGTCCGCGCCAGCCTGATTCACGTCGGGCGCGGCGGGCGGTACGGCATGCACGATCTGCTGCGGGCGTACGCGGCGGAACTCGCGACGGCGCACGACGCCGCGCCGGACCGCAAGGCCGCGCTGACCCGGCTCTTCGATCATTATCTGGCCGGTTCCGTCGCGGCGATGGACGCGCTCTACCCGGAGCACGCCGCGGCCGCGGGTGATCCGGACACGGCCCGGAACTGGATCGAGGCCGAACGGCCCAACCTGGCCGCCGCCTGCACGTACGGCGCCGCACACGGCTGGTATCGGCACGCTATCGACCTGGCGGGAACCCTGTTCCGTTATCTCGACGCCGGCGGGCCGGTCGCCGAGGCGGTCACCGTCACCGCGTCCGCCGTTTCGGCGGCGCGGGCCGTCGGGGACCGGGCGGCGCAGGCCCGGGCACTGTCCGATCTGGGCCGGTTGCACCGGCGGCAGGGTCGCCTCGACGAGGCGGCCGAGACCTACCGGCAGGCCCTGGCGCTCTACGCCGACCTCGGCGAGCGCGCCGCCGAGGCGGTGGCGTTGCGCAACCTGGGCAGCGTCCACTGGCGACTCGGCGACTACCGGCGGGCCGCGGACCACTATCAGCGGGCCTGGTCACACCACCGGCAGCTGGGCGACGAGGCCGGGCAGGCCGACGCCCTGGTACGGCTCGGGCTGGTCGACGCCCGGCTCGGCGACGAGGCGCAGGCGACGGAGCGGCTCCAGGCGGCCCTGGAACTCTCCGCGCGGCTCGGCGACCGGTTCAGCGAGGCGTACGCGCTCTCCCTGCTCGCGCGGCTGTCCCGCCGGCCGGCTCAGCTCGAACGGGCCGCCTTGCAGCTCGAACAGAGCCTCGCCGCGGTGCGGCAGGCCGAGGACCGTACCGCTGAGGCGTACGTGTTGACCGATCTCGCCGCGGTCTACGCCCGCGGTGACCGGCTCGCCGACGCCGCCGGTCATCTGCGCCGGGCCCTGGTCCTGCACCGGCGGATCGGGGACCGGGCCAGCGAGGCCGAGGCGCTCAACGACCTCGGCCAGGTTCTGCGCGCCGCGGGCGACGCGGCGGAGGCCCGCACCCAGCACGACCAGGCGCTGGTCCTGGCCCGGGAGATCGGCGACCGGTACGAGCAGGCCCGCGCTCACGACGGCATCGCTGCCACAGACGGCGACGGGGCGAACCTGGAGCTCGCCCGGCGCATCTTCGCCGACCTCGCGGTGCCCGCCGCGCCGAGCCTCGGATCTCCCGCGTCCTCGTCCTAGGTCAGGCGCGGAGGACGCCGTCCAGCCACAGCACGGTGACCGGGAGTCCACGGGCCCGGGCATAGGCGACGATGTCCGCGGTTCCGCCCAGGCCGCGGGCCGGGCGGCCGTCCCAGACGGCGAAGAGATGATCGCAGCGCTCCACCAGGGCCTGACCGGCGGCGAGGAAGGCGTGCTCGCTGGGCTCCGGGTAGGGCATAGTGATCACCGTCACTGCCGCTCGCCTGAGGTCCTCGAACCGCGCCCGGCTGTCGTCCGCGATCAGCGATCCGGCGTAGCCCTCGCACGGCAGCACCACCTCAAGGGTGCCGCCGGCCGCCAGGATCTGGGTGGCGAACAGCTGGTCAGCGCCATCGGCGAGGTTCGACACCCCGTGCAGCCGGGTCCCGGCGGGCAGCACCCGGCGCCAATGGTCCACCACGTGGTCGACGATGGCCGGCGGGAGAATTCGATGACCGGTGACACCGAATCGCACATCGACCTCCGTACCAGGGCTCGTCCAGCTCGAGCGCACCATGACGATACGGTCTCCCGCCTTTCTCATGGGGGCAGAGACAGGGCA belongs to Amorphoplanes digitatis and includes:
- a CDS encoding PadR family transcriptional regulator: MTRSRRPSVQTTAVLLALAEKPTAWRYGYQLCQQLDIKPGSLYPILVRLADRGLLETAWDTDVPPGRPPRHLYRLTGSGRALATELATTTAGAATATRRTGLTEGWQGA
- a CDS encoding AfsR/SARP family transcriptional regulator; this translates as MAAEFGVLGAVEARIDGRSIVLGHARQRCVLGVLLVEAGRPVTVDQLIDRVWGQDAPQRAAGALYSYLSRLRGAVAGAEAAIERQPSGYVLTVDPQTVDLHRFRRLITAARASESDQAATDLITEALALWRGEPFAGLDTPWLDSTRRLLLNERFAAELDRNDVLLRLGRHGELLPALSAAAAEYPLDERLAEQSMLALYRCGRQADADEQYRRIRRGLADELGSDPGTALRRLHERILAADPTLDVPVGDARGPGVQLAAPTTVPAQLPADVRAFTGRTGELAALDRLLAPPDGDEPPLTVALLSGTAGVGKSALAVRWAHRVREAFPDGQLYVNLRGYDAEQPVAVADVLASFLTALGVRGPEIPPGVEERAGRYRSELTGRRMLVLLDNASSVEQVRPLLPGTGSCLVLITSRDSLPGMVAVHGAERVSLDLLPPADAVGLLRRLIGVRVDHEPSVAADLAAACARLPLALRIAAELAAARADVSLAELVAELGDHRLRLDLLDAGGDPRAAVRVVFSWSYQHLPADAARAFRLLGLHPGDSVHVEAVAELTGTDVGEARRLLGVLVRASLIHVGRGGRYGMHDLLRAYAAELATAHDAAPDRKAALTRLFDHYLAGSVAAMDALYPEHAAAAGDPDTARNWIEAERPNLAAACTYGAAHGWYRHAIDLAGTLFRYLDAGGPVAEAVTVTASAVSAARAVGDRAAQARALSDLGRLHRRQGRLDEAAETYRQALALYADLGERAAEAVALRNLGSVHWRLGDYRRAADHYQRAWSHHRQLGDEAGQADALVRLGLVDARLGDEAQATERLQAALELSARLGDRFSEAYALSLLARLSRRPAQLERAALQLEQSLAAVRQAEDRTAEAYVLTDLAAVYARGDRLADAAGHLRRALVLHRRIGDRASEAEALNDLGQVLRAAGDAAEARTQHDQALVLAREIGDRYEQARAHDGIAATDGDGANLELARRIFADLAVPAAPSLGSPASSS